The following is a genomic window from Niabella soli DSM 19437.
CGCAGTCCGGGTTCCGCATACAGCAGATCGTTTTCTGAGGGCAATGCATCTACTACTTTAAAGCTTAATTTGTTCTCAATTTCAGTGAGCGATGCCTGTAACAGCAATTCTCCATTGTCTACAATGATCACATTGTCGATCAGGTTATCCAGGTCGCGGATCTGGTGGGTGGAGATAAAGATCATTTTGTCCTCTGTAAAAACGGAGGCGATCAGTTTTCTGAACCGTATTTTGGAAGGGATATCCAGCCCGTTGGTGGGCTCGTCCAACAACAGGATCTTTGTATTACAAGCCAGCGCAAAGGCGATGATGAACTTCTTTTGTTGCCCGAACGAAAAGGTGTTTAGCTTGCCGGCGTCCTGAACTTCCAGTTGCTCCAGATACGCGTGAAACTGTTCTTCATTGAATAGGGGGTAAAAAGGCGCAAACAATTTTTGGTAGCCGTTTATCGTTAACGACGGCACATACACTTCCTCCGGAATAAAATAAATCGTTTGCAGAAAAGAGGGCAGTCTTTTTGCCGGTGTAAACCCGTTTACCAAAAGAGCGCCGCTGGTAGGAAATAACAAACCTGTAAAATTTTTAAGCAAGGTCGATTTTCCTGCGCCATTCTTTCCCAGCAATCCGTAAATACTTCCTACCGGAAGGTCCAGGTTCAGGTTTTTATACAACGGCTTTCTTTTTTTATACCCGAAGGATAGGTTTTTGACTTCAATCATTAGTGTACTAGTTAAGTAGTGCACTAAAATAGAGAAAATTTTCTATTTCAAAAAAAAAAGTGGAGTTTGCCTGCGACGATCTCCTTTTTACGCTGAATATTCATCAATACGCCCTTTTTGTGAGGGGAAATTAAATGACCGAAAAAATAGATAAAAATATTATGTAATCGATTACATTTTTATTAATATTGCGGGGTGATTTCATTTATGGGGATTTTTTCTAACGATGGTACCAGCGTATTCTCTATCTTAATATATTAAAAATAACACAATTATGGCTGTCCTTTTAGGTAACAAAGAGTATTTTAAAAATATACCGCAAATAAAATATGAAGGCCGGGAAAGCGATAACCCGTTGGCTTTTCACTGGTATGATGAAAACAGAGTAGTAGCCGGCAAAACGCTTAAAGAACATTTTCGCTTTGCCTGCGCCT
Proteins encoded in this region:
- a CDS encoding ABC transporter ATP-binding protein, producing MIEVKNLSFGYKKRKPLYKNLNLDLPVGSIYGLLGKNGAGKSTLLKNFTGLLFPTSGALLVNGFTPAKRLPSFLQTIYFIPEEVYVPSLTINGYQKLFAPFYPLFNEEQFHAYLEQLEVQDAGKLNTFSFGQQKKFIIAFALACNTKILLLDEPTNGLDIPSKIRFRKLIASVFTEDKMIFISTHQIRDLDNLIDNVIIVDNGELLLQASLTEIENKLSFKVVDALPSENDLLYAEPGLRGYAVVSENKTSETTQVNLEYLFNAITGNPQKAKSIFNTK